One window of the Mytilus galloprovincialis chromosome 14, xbMytGall1.hap1.1, whole genome shotgun sequence genome contains the following:
- the LOC143059016 gene encoding microfibril-associated glycoprotein 4-like isoform X1, translating into MIYLITALVCIIFTQFTACFSLKSQMFHTETETRLVGPSMKTIKVSSRIECAMICSNDNCCSSSYDTRLAHCSLFRECCPSKEFSKKSQTLTMLTEISGLNPPPKDCSELPAESCSGVYVIQPENGPSMTVFCEMHTDNGGWTTVQRRYDGTVDFYRFWDDYKTGFGNIAGEHWLGNDNLHFILRQRSYQVRLDLEDFAGNTSYAVYSTLYVGDESTNYKLNLTGYYGTAGNSMVSTGGTSLTGTSFSTRDRDNDLGEKNCAIIKGGAWWYHSCSLANINGLYSEKDSNRAVHWKLWRGKTGLKKTMMMIKPKP; encoded by the exons ATGATTTACTTGATAACTGCATTAGTTTGTATAATTTTCACACAATTTACTGCATGTTTTAGTTTAAAATCGCAAATGTTCCACACAGAAACGGAAACGAGATTAGTTGGGCCGTCAATGAAGACAATAAAAGTCAGTTCCAGAATCGAATGCGCCATGATTTGCTCAAATGATAACTGCTGCTCTAGTTCTTATGACACACGACTGGCACATTGTTCATTATTCCGTGAATGCTGCCCTTCTAAGGAATTTTCAAAGAAATCACAaacattaaccatgttaacagagaTTTCAG GGTTAAATCCTCCACCGAAGGATTGTAGCGAATTACCAGCTGAATCATGTAGTGGAGTGTATGTCATCCAGCCTGAAAACGGACCAAGCATGACTGTGTTCTGTGAAATGCACACTGATAATGGAGGATGGACT ACTGTCCAAAGAAGATATGATGGAACTGTTGATTTCTATAGGTTTTGGGATGATTACAAAACCGGATTCGGGAACATTGCTGGAGAGCATTGGCTTG GGAATGATAATCTACATTTCATACTTCGACAAAGATCCTACCAAGTCCGATTAGACCTTGAGGATTTTGCAGGGAATACATCGTATGCTGTATACAGTACACTGTATGTTGGTGATGAGAGTACTAACTATAAACTCAATTTAACCGGCTACTATGGAACAGCAG GAAATAGTATGGTGAGTACGGGAGGAACATCATTGACTGGTACCAGTTTTAGTACTCGTGACAGGGACAACGATTTAGGTGAAAAAAATTGTGCGATCATTAAAGGAGGAGCCTGGTGGTATCATTCGTGTTCTTTAGCCAATATTAATGGTCTATACTCAGAAAAGGATTCTAACCGGGCAGTTCATTGGAAGTTGTGGAGAGGAAAGACTGGACTCAAAAAGACAATGATGATGATCAAACCAAAACCTTGA